The Pirellulales bacterium genomic sequence GCTCCAAGTCGGCGGGCACATCGGGGTCGGCGTTCTCGTTGATCGACAACGCCGCCGAGGTGTGCTGCAAAAAAACGTGCAATAACCCCACGCGCATGCGCGTCAGATCGGTCGCTGCGGTGGTCACTTCTTGCGTGATGAGGTGCCAGCCGCGCCGCCGCGCCGGTAGCTTCAATGTGTAATGGAACCACGACATGAGCCAGATTTTCCCAGATTGCCAGCAGCAGCCCACTACAGTCTAAAGTTCCAGTCGTGTTGAGAATACTTCTCAAGCAAAAGCTGTTTCGCCAGCGCAAGTGGTGGCAGTTCGGCCAGGCCGCTCGCCTCGAATGCGCCAACCACCAAGCCGCGCAACTCATCGCCCGCCAGTGGCAGATTTGTTAAGAACTCGCCGTGGCTCCGCCCCGCACGGTACTCAGGCTCGCGCGGCGGCGCCGCCAGACAACTCGCCGCCAGATCGAGCGGAAACCGATGCAATAACGTGCCGTGATACAACAGGTGCGTCCGCCGCACGCGAAGACTGTTGCCAGAGAACTTGAGCGCTCGCCCGCCGCGCTCGATCACCAGATCGCTGGTGCCGGCGCGGCGCACGCCAGCCACGCGGCCGCCAAGCGCAGCGGCCAACTTGCCCAGCACAAAGCGATGCGCCTCGTCGATCGAGCGCAACTCCGGCCGACGTTCGAGACTGAGCACCAGCGAAAACATTAAACAGCCCGGCCCGGCCACAATCGCGCACCCCCCGCTAGTCCGTCGCAGGATCGGAATGCCTTGTTCATGGCACGCATCCGGCAATGCTTCCACCCCCGCCCGCGACGAGCGCCCCAAAATCACCGCTGGAGACACCGATTCCCATAGGCGCAATTGGTCGCACGTCGAACCTTGCTGCTCCGCCACTTCCAGCAGCGCTTCGTCAATCGCCAGGTCGAGCGCGGGCATAGCGGCGGTGTAATCGAGAAGCCGTATCATCAATTCGACGGAAGTGGCTAGCGGCACAAGACGTTGGGTTGACGGAACGAGCGCGACCCATAGACTTTTACTAGCGGCCCGCTGATGCAATCCACTGGCTGTATCATCCTGCGGGCAGAATGAC encodes the following:
- a CDS encoding lipoate--protein ligase family protein; translation: MIRLLDYTAAMPALDLAIDEALLEVAEQQGSTCDQLRLWESVSPAVILGRSSRAGVEALPDACHEQGIPILRRTSGGCAIVAGPGCLMFSLVLSLERRPELRSIDEAHRFVLGKLAAALGGRVAGVRRAGTSDLVIERGGRALKFSGNSLRVRRTHLLYHGTLLHRFPLDLAASCLAAPPREPEYRAGRSHGEFLTNLPLAGDELRGLVVGAFEASGLAELPPLALAKQLLLEKYSQHDWNFRL